The genomic interval TTGAAGGACAGCGCCCGCGCCATCGAGATCACGTGCCCGCCATAGATCAACCGCTTGCCATCCTCGCGATTGGTGGCGTCGAAATGGACCTTGGCAGTGTTCTGCCACAGCCGGGTGGCCAGCATATGCTCGGCCTCTTCGATGGTCACGCCGTCCACGTGATCGATCTTCTCGTCGATCTCGTAATCGCCCAGACGATGAGATTCTCCGGCAAGTTCAAAGTCGTAATCGGCAAAGCTCAGGCCATCCGGAACAATAAGATCTTCGGCAGCCACAGCATCGGCCAGATCGGGAACCACCGTTTCCGGTGCCGCCGCGTCGGGGTCGCGTTTGCGCACCATCACCCAGCGGACATAGTCCAGAACCGGCTCTCCGACCTGATTGAGGCCCTGTGTCCGCACATAGACCACACCGGATTTGCCGTTGGAATTCTGCTTCAGCCCGATCACCTCGGATTGCGCGCGCAGCGTGTCGCCCGGCATGACCGGCCGCAGCCAGCGCCCCTCGGCATAGCCCAGATTGGCGACCGCGTTCAGGCTGATATCCGGGACGGTTTTGCCAAAGACGGTGTGGAAGGCGATCAGATCGTCGATCGGGCTGCCATCCAGCCCGCAATCCGCCGCGAATTCATCGCTGGAATACAGCGCATGACGCGCGGGATAAAGCGCGTGATACAGCGCGCGTTCGCCTTCGGCGACGGTGCGCGGCACGGCATGGCGGATCACCTGCCCGATCTTGTAATCCTCGAAAAAACGGCCCGAATTCGTCTTGGTCATTGCTGTCCCAGTTTCATGTCGCTGTGATATTCGGCGGCGACCTCTTTGGTCACCGCCTGCCCCATGCGCATCACGCCCTTTTGCGGATCGAAGGCCATGGTCGGGCTGCCATGCAGGGACCAGCCCTTCGACAGCGCCTCGCTGACGCGGTGGCAGAATTGCGAGGTGTCGTCCTCGGTAATGCAGCGGTAGATCGTGGTCATATCAGCCTCCGAACGGATTATAGCCAAGCCAGTAATGGATCATGCCGACGACCAGCATGACGATGATGGCGCCTGCGGCAGCCATGATTTCCTTGCGCATGGGAAAGGGGCCGGTCGGGCGCGTCCAGCTGCTGTCACGGTTGATCACCACGATTTCCGCCAGCGCCCAGATCAGCAAGCCGCCAAAGAGGACGAACGAGGGCAGATCGCCATTGATCAGCAGATGCGCCACCGCCCACAGCGCGAATCCGACCAGTTGCGGATGCCGGATCACCTCCGTGATCCGGGTCTTCATGCCCGAGGCCGCGAAAAGATAGAAGGCAAACAGAATCAGCAGATTGTTGATCCCGACCAGCGCCGGAGAGCGCCCCCACCAGACCGGCCCGGAACTGTTGCGATAGCCGATGATCATCAGGATCGTCGCCAGCGTCAGCACGACGGTCATGATCACCATGCCCTGCATGCCCATCGCCTCGCGGCGTTCCGGCGCGATACGCTTGAAAAGATGAGCCGCCCACCACAGGGCCATGCCGAGGATCAGGAGAAACATCTGGCTTTCCTTCGCTGGAGATATCGCCCGCAACCTGCCTCTATTCGGTCATTTCGGCAATAGCTTCGGCAAGGGCCAGCGTCTTGCGGGCCGTCTCGACATGCAGATTCTCGACGATCTTGCCATCGACAACGGCCACGCCCTTGCCCTCTCGGGTGGCAGCCTCGAAGGCCTCGATCTGACGGCGGGCCAGGTCGATATCGGCATCGGCCGGGGCAAAGACCTGATTGGTAATGGCCAGTTGTGCCGGGTGGATCAGGGTCTTGCCGTCAAATCCCATATCGCGCCCCTGTTCGCATTCGGCGCGCAGGCCCTCGTCATCCTTGAAGGCGTTGAAGACGCCATCCACGATCACCTTGCCATAAGCCTTGGCCGCCAGCAGGCACAGGCCAAGACCGCTTTGCATCGGCAGGCGATCCGGACGGAAACGGCTGTTCAACTCCTTGGCCAGATCATTGGTGCCCATGACCATGCCCTGAAGGCGCGGATGGGCGGCGATTTCCGCGGCATTCAGCATGCCCAGCGGCGTTTCCATCATCGCCCACAGCGGCAGGTCGGGGATCAGCGCCGCGACCCGGTCCAGATCGGCCGCGGAATCGACCTTGGGGATCAGCACCGCATCGGCCTTGTCCGCCAGCGCGCCCGCACAGGCGCGCGCGTCGCCCTCGCCCCAATCGGTCGCCATGCCATTGATCCGCACGATGCGGGCGCGGCGGCCGTAATCCTGCGTCAGGGCCTGCGCCAGCGCGTCGCGGGCGGCCTCTTTGGCATCGGGGGCGACGGCATCTTCCAGATCAAAGATGATCGCATCGGCGGTCAGGCCCTGCGCCTTTTCCATCGCCCGTTGATTGGCCGCAGGAATGTACAGAACCGAACGATAGGCACGCGCCATGGAATCCTCCTCGCAATAATCTTGCGTGAATGTGTCGCGATCGGTCAGAATTGGCAAGACAAACTTTGCTGCATCGCAGCGTCACCCGGAAAGCGCCTGCCAGATCAGCCGGATGGACAGGATCATCAGCCCCCAGGTGATGAATTGGTAGAACAGCTTTTGCGGCATGATCCGCACCAGCCGCAGCCCGACCCAGACCGAGATCAGCGCCACCGGTACCAGCACCGCCGCGGTTTTCAGCGCGGGCAGCGACAACTGGCCAAGCGCGGCATATGGGATCAGCTTGACCCAGTTGACGATGGCAAAGAACCAGGTCGTCGTCCCCGCATAGACCAGCGCAGGCAGGCGCAAGGGCTGGACATAAACCTGCCAGGGCGGCGCGCCGGAATGGCTGACAAAGCTGGTATAGCCTGCCAGCAGCCCCCAGACATTGCCCTTGGCGGGCGACGGCGCGCGCCTGACGGTGCCCAGATCCGGCCGGATCAGCGCATTCAGTGCAAAGATCAGCCCGATCAGCCCGACGATCAGCGTCACCCCCGCCACCGGCACGATATGCGCCGTGGCCCAGCCGATCCCGACCCCGGCGACAGCCCCTGGCAGCGCCGTTTTCAGCACCTGCAGGTCGAAATCGCGGCGGAATGCGATCAGACCGCCAATATCCGAGACGATGTAGATCGGCAGCATCAGCCCCGCCGCCTGCACCGGCGACATGACCAGCGACAGGACCGGCACCGCGATCATCCCCACCATGGCCAGCCCGCCCTTGGCCATGCCAACCGCGACCGAGGCGATGACGGCCAGAACCCATGCTTCAACTGTCAGATCCAGCATATCCGCCCCCCTGCCTGCCCGATTTCAATGCAGCCAATGCCGGTCTTGCGCAAGTGTTAGGGCCATCATCATGGCGTGTCTCTTGCGATTCCCTGTCCAAGGCTCTAACCAACCTCGCGACAATCCATCCTATGACACTGGAGGTTACTCATGGCCCGACCCAAGATCGCACTTATCGGTGCGGGGCAGATCGGCGGTACTTTGGCACATCTGGCCGCGATGAAGGAACTGGGCGATGTCGTCCTGTTCGACATTTCGGAAGGCACGCCGCAGGGCAAGGCGCTGGACATCGCGGAATCCGGCCCCGTCGAAGGTTTCGACGCCGTGCTGAAAGGCACCAATGATTACGCCGATATCGCAGGTGCCGATGTCTGCATCGTCACCGCAGGCGTTCCGCGCAAGCCGGGGATGAGCCGCGACGACCTGCTGGGCATCAACCTCAAGGTCATGAAATCGGTCGGCGAAGGCATCAAGGCGCATGCGCCGAACGCCTTTGTCATCTGCATCACCAACCCGCTGGACGCGATGGTCTGGGCGCTGCAGAAGTTCAGCGGCCTGCCCGCCGAAAAGGTCGTCGGCATGGCCGGCGTTCTGGATGCCGGCCGTTTCCGCCACTTCCTGTCGCTGGAATTCGGCGTGTCGATGCGCGACGTTTCGGCCTTTGTGCTGGGTGGTCATGGCGACACGATGGTGCCGCTGGCACGCTATTCGACGGTTGCCGGGATCCCGCTGCCGGATCTGGTCAAGATGGGCTGGACCACGCAGGACAAGCTGGATGCCATCGTGCAGCGCACCCGCGACGGCGGTGCCGAGATCGTCGGCCTGCTGAAAACCGGCTCGGCCTTCTATGCGCCGGCCTCCTCGGCGATCGAGATGGCGGAAGCCTATCTGAAGGATCAAAAGCGCGTCCTGCCCTGCGCGGCCTTCGTGAAGGGCGCCTATGGTCTGGACGGCCTTTACGTCGGCGTGCCCACCGTGATCGGCGCCAATGGCATCGAGAAGGTCATCGACATCAAGCTGGACAAGGACGAACAGGCCATGTTCGACAAATCCGTCGATGCGGTGAAAGGTCTGGTCGAGGCCTGCA from Paracoccus fistulariae carries:
- a CDS encoding MaoC family dehydratase, producing MTKTNSGRFFEDYKIGQVIRHAVPRTVAEGERALYHALYPARHALYSSDEFAADCGLDGSPIDDLIAFHTVFGKTVPDISLNAVANLGYAEGRWLRPVMPGDTLRAQSEVIGLKQNSNGKSGVVYVRTQGLNQVGEPVLDYVRWVMVRKRDPDAAAPETVVPDLADAVAAEDLIVPDGLSFADYDFELAGESHRLGDYEIDEKIDHVDGVTIEEAEHMLATRLWQNTAKVHFDATNREDGKRLIYGGHVISMARALSFNGLANAQMMVALNAGAHANPCFAGDTIRAWSEVLDKAETSAPGVGAIRLRLVATKGDSANFPLKGEDGKYLPEVLLDLDYWALIPV
- a CDS encoding NnrU family protein, whose translation is MFLLILGMALWWAAHLFKRIAPERREAMGMQGMVIMTVVLTLATILMIIGYRNSSGPVWWGRSPALVGINNLLILFAFYLFAASGMKTRITEVIRHPQLVGFALWAVAHLLINGDLPSFVLFGGLLIWALAEIVVINRDSSWTRPTGPFPMRKEIMAAAGAIIVMLVVGMIHYWLGYNPFGG
- a CDS encoding sulfite exporter TauE/SafE family protein; this encodes MLDLTVEAWVLAVIASVAVGMAKGGLAMVGMIAVPVLSLVMSPVQAAGLMLPIYIVSDIGGLIAFRRDFDLQVLKTALPGAVAGVGIGWATAHIVPVAGVTLIVGLIGLIFALNALIRPDLGTVRRAPSPAKGNVWGLLAGYTSFVSHSGAPPWQVYVQPLRLPALVYAGTTTWFFAIVNWVKLIPYAALGQLSLPALKTAAVLVPVALISVWVGLRLVRIMPQKLFYQFITWGLMILSIRLIWQALSG
- the mdh gene encoding malate dehydrogenase; translated protein: MARPKIALIGAGQIGGTLAHLAAMKELGDVVLFDISEGTPQGKALDIAESGPVEGFDAVLKGTNDYADIAGADVCIVTAGVPRKPGMSRDDLLGINLKVMKSVGEGIKAHAPNAFVICITNPLDAMVWALQKFSGLPAEKVVGMAGVLDAGRFRHFLSLEFGVSMRDVSAFVLGGHGDTMVPLARYSTVAGIPLPDLVKMGWTTQDKLDAIVQRTRDGGAEIVGLLKTGSAFYAPASSAIEMAEAYLKDQKRVLPCAAFVKGAYGLDGLYVGVPTVIGANGIEKVIDIKLDKDEQAMFDKSVDAVKGLVEACKGIDNSLA
- a CDS encoding HpcH/HpaI aldolase/citrate lyase family protein, which codes for MARAYRSVLYIPAANQRAMEKAQGLTADAIIFDLEDAVAPDAKEAARDALAQALTQDYGRRARIVRINGMATDWGEGDARACAGALADKADAVLIPKVDSAADLDRVAALIPDLPLWAMMETPLGMLNAAEIAAHPRLQGMVMGTNDLAKELNSRFRPDRLPMQSGLGLCLLAAKAYGKVIVDGVFNAFKDDEGLRAECEQGRDMGFDGKTLIHPAQLAITNQVFAPADADIDLARRQIEAFEAATREGKGVAVVDGKIVENLHVETARKTLALAEAIAEMTE
- a CDS encoding DUF1737 domain-containing protein; this translates as MTTIYRCITEDDTSQFCHRVSEALSKGWSLHGSPTMAFDPQKGVMRMGQAVTKEVAAEYHSDMKLGQQ